A single region of the Lycium barbarum isolate Lr01 chromosome 2, ASM1917538v2, whole genome shotgun sequence genome encodes:
- the LOC132628448 gene encoding uncharacterized protein LOC132628448: protein MAPYEALYGRKCRSSTSWFKVREPKLFGPDLVHHAIEKVKLIQEWLRTAQSRQKSYADIRRRELEFQVAYELELPSELQAVHPVFHISMLRKCVGDPSRIVPVDDIQVTENLTYEEESVVILDRQVRNSETKMWLQ, encoded by the exons atggctccatatgaagctctatatggtaGGAAGTGTAGGTCCTCTACCAGTTGGTTTAAAGTCAGAGAACCAAAATTATTTGGGCCAGACCTTGTTCATCATGCTATtgaaaaggtaaagcttattcaggaatgGTTACGTAcggctcagagtcgtcagaaatcttatgcagatataCGACGACGAGAATTGGAGTTTCAA gtagcttatgaattggagctACCATCAGAACTGCaagcagttcatccagtttttcatataTCCATGTtgagaaaatgtgttggagatccctcaAGAATCGTACCTGTTGATGACATCCAAGTCACAGAGAATCTGACATACGAGGAAGAATCAGTTGTTATTCTAGACCGACAAGTCCGCAACTCAGAAACAAAGATGTGGCTTCAGTGA